The Xenopus laevis strain J_2021 chromosome 5L, Xenopus_laevis_v10.1, whole genome shotgun sequence genome has a segment encoding these proteins:
- the btbd3.L gene encoding BTB/POZ domain-containing protein 3 isoform X1: protein MVDARGKNMKCLTFFLMLPETVKNRSKKGSKKGNSSTSSKLPPVCYEIITLKTKKKKKMAAEIFPNKKPSNGNPNSIQQYHQQNLNNNNTIPSPHWRGLYSTIRERNAVMFNNDLMADVHFMVGPPGGTERIPGHKYVLAVGSSVFHAMFYGELAEDNDEIRIPDVEPAAFLAMLKYMYCDEIDLAADTVLATLYAAKKYIVPHLARACVNFLETSLSAKNACVLLSQSCLFEEPDLTQRCWEVIEAQAELALKSEGFCDIDFQTFESILNRETLNAKEIVVFEAALNWAEAECHRQELPPTIENKRKVLGKALYLIRIPAMALDEFADGAAQSGVLTVNETNDIFLWYTAAKKPDLEFVSKPRNGLVPLRCHRFQSCAYRSNQWRYRGRCDSIQFAVDKRVFIAGFGLYGSSCGSAEYSAKIELKRQGVILGQNLSKYFSDGSSNTFPVWFEYPVQIEPDTFYTASVVLDGNELSYFGQEGMTEVQCGKVTVQFQCSSDSTNGTGVQGGQIPELIFYA from the exons ATGGTAGATGCACGAGGGAAGAACATGAAATGTCTGACTTTCTTTTTAATGCTTCCAGAAACTGTCAAGAACCGCTCCAAAAAAGGCTCTAAAAAGGGAAACTCCAGTACCAGCAGCAAGTTGCCTCCGGTCTGCTATgaaataattactttaaaaaccaaaaagaaaaagaagatggctgctgagATATTTCCTAATAAGAAACCATCTAACGGCAACCCTAATTCCATCCAACAATATCACCAGCAAAATCTCAACAACAACAACACTATCCCGTCCCCACACTGGCGAGGGCTCTATTCCACCATCAGGGAGAG AAATGCAGTCATGTTCAATAATGATTTGATGGCAGATGTTCATTTTATGGTGGGACCACCAGGTGGAACTGAGCGGATACCCGGACACAAA TATGTTTTAGCTGTTGGCAGCTCAGTGTTCCATGCTATGTTCTACGGAGAGTTAGCCGAAGACAACGATGAAATCCGGATACCAGATGTTGAACCTGCTGCTTTCCTTGCCATGCTGAA ATATATGTATTGCGATGAAATTGATTTGGCTGCTGATACGGTTCTGGCGACTCTTTATGCAGCCAAGAAATATATCGTCCCCCATCTTGCCAGAGCATGTGTTAACTTCCTAGAGACCAGCCTCAGTGCAAAGAACGCGTGTGTTCTTCTCTCTCAGAGCTGCTTATTTGAAGAGCCTGATCTGACCCAAAGGTGCTGGGAAGTGATCGAGGCACAGGCCGAACTTGCTTTGAAAAGCGAAGGATTTTGCGACATTGACTTTCAGACTTTTGAAAGCATTCTTAATCGGGAGACTTTAAATGCCAAAGAAATTGTCGTCTTTGAAGCAGCCCTTAACTGGGCCGAAGCAGAATGTCATCGGCAAGAGTTACCTCCTACAATAGAGAACAAGCGGAAGGTCCTGGGCAAAGCGCTCTACCTGATTCGCATCCCAGCTATGGCACTTGATGAATTtgcagatggagcagctcagTCAGGAGTTCTGACTGTCAATGAGACCAATGATATATTTCTCTGGTATACAGCTGCCAAGAAACCGGACTTAGAGTTTGTAAGCAAGCCCAGAAACGGTCTAGTTCCGCTGAGATGTCACCGATTCCAGTCTTGTGCCTACCGCAGCAACCAATGGCGTTACAGGGGCCGTTGTGACAGCATTCAGTTTGCCGTGGATAAAAGAGTGTTTATTGCAGGCTTTGGCCTTTATGGCTCCAGTTGTGGGTCAGCCGAATACAGTGCAAAAATTGAACTGAAACGCCAGGGGGTGATTCTAGGACAGAATTTGAGCAAATATTTTTCAGATGGCTCCAGCAATACATTTCCAGTTTGGTTTGAATACCCTGTCCAAATCGAGCCAGATACTTTTTACACAGCTAGCGTGGTGCTCGATGGTAATGAACTAAGCTACTTTGGACAGGAGGGAATGACAGAGGTGCAATGTGGCAAAGTTACTGTACAGTTCCAGTGCTCCTCTGATAGCACAAACGGGACAGGCGTACAAGGTGGACAGATCCCAGAACTTATCTTCTATGCCTGA
- the btbd3.L gene encoding BTB/POZ domain-containing protein 3 isoform X2, translating into MAAEIFPNKKPSNGNPNSIQQYHQQNLNNNNTIPSPHWRGLYSTIRERNAVMFNNDLMADVHFMVGPPGGTERIPGHKYVLAVGSSVFHAMFYGELAEDNDEIRIPDVEPAAFLAMLKYMYCDEIDLAADTVLATLYAAKKYIVPHLARACVNFLETSLSAKNACVLLSQSCLFEEPDLTQRCWEVIEAQAELALKSEGFCDIDFQTFESILNRETLNAKEIVVFEAALNWAEAECHRQELPPTIENKRKVLGKALYLIRIPAMALDEFADGAAQSGVLTVNETNDIFLWYTAAKKPDLEFVSKPRNGLVPLRCHRFQSCAYRSNQWRYRGRCDSIQFAVDKRVFIAGFGLYGSSCGSAEYSAKIELKRQGVILGQNLSKYFSDGSSNTFPVWFEYPVQIEPDTFYTASVVLDGNELSYFGQEGMTEVQCGKVTVQFQCSSDSTNGTGVQGGQIPELIFYA; encoded by the exons atggctgctgagATATTTCCTAATAAGAAACCATCTAACGGCAACCCTAATTCCATCCAACAATATCACCAGCAAAATCTCAACAACAACAACACTATCCCGTCCCCACACTGGCGAGGGCTCTATTCCACCATCAGGGAGAG AAATGCAGTCATGTTCAATAATGATTTGATGGCAGATGTTCATTTTATGGTGGGACCACCAGGTGGAACTGAGCGGATACCCGGACACAAA TATGTTTTAGCTGTTGGCAGCTCAGTGTTCCATGCTATGTTCTACGGAGAGTTAGCCGAAGACAACGATGAAATCCGGATACCAGATGTTGAACCTGCTGCTTTCCTTGCCATGCTGAA ATATATGTATTGCGATGAAATTGATTTGGCTGCTGATACGGTTCTGGCGACTCTTTATGCAGCCAAGAAATATATCGTCCCCCATCTTGCCAGAGCATGTGTTAACTTCCTAGAGACCAGCCTCAGTGCAAAGAACGCGTGTGTTCTTCTCTCTCAGAGCTGCTTATTTGAAGAGCCTGATCTGACCCAAAGGTGCTGGGAAGTGATCGAGGCACAGGCCGAACTTGCTTTGAAAAGCGAAGGATTTTGCGACATTGACTTTCAGACTTTTGAAAGCATTCTTAATCGGGAGACTTTAAATGCCAAAGAAATTGTCGTCTTTGAAGCAGCCCTTAACTGGGCCGAAGCAGAATGTCATCGGCAAGAGTTACCTCCTACAATAGAGAACAAGCGGAAGGTCCTGGGCAAAGCGCTCTACCTGATTCGCATCCCAGCTATGGCACTTGATGAATTtgcagatggagcagctcagTCAGGAGTTCTGACTGTCAATGAGACCAATGATATATTTCTCTGGTATACAGCTGCCAAGAAACCGGACTTAGAGTTTGTAAGCAAGCCCAGAAACGGTCTAGTTCCGCTGAGATGTCACCGATTCCAGTCTTGTGCCTACCGCAGCAACCAATGGCGTTACAGGGGCCGTTGTGACAGCATTCAGTTTGCCGTGGATAAAAGAGTGTTTATTGCAGGCTTTGGCCTTTATGGCTCCAGTTGTGGGTCAGCCGAATACAGTGCAAAAATTGAACTGAAACGCCAGGGGGTGATTCTAGGACAGAATTTGAGCAAATATTTTTCAGATGGCTCCAGCAATACATTTCCAGTTTGGTTTGAATACCCTGTCCAAATCGAGCCAGATACTTTTTACACAGCTAGCGTGGTGCTCGATGGTAATGAACTAAGCTACTTTGGACAGGAGGGAATGACAGAGGTGCAATGTGGCAAAGTTACTGTACAGTTCCAGTGCTCCTCTGATAGCACAAACGGGACAGGCGTACAAGGTGGACAGATCCCAGAACTTATCTTCTATGCCTGA